The nucleotide sequence CTTGGGTGTTTGCACCGCGCCCATGGACAAAATGACCTCGGCTGCGGCATAGAAGCACTGCCGTTCGCCTGCGATCACCACTTCGACACCGATAGCCCGTGTGCCGATAAGCAATACACGGGTCACCAATGCCCCTGTCAGAACCGTCAAGTTCGGATAGTGCAAGCGTGGCCGGATGTAGGAGTCGTAAACGGATTCGCGCTTGCCCTGGTTAATGCGCAGGTCGGTAATCGCGACCCCGCCCGGACCTTCCATCATCTCGCCATTGGGACTGTCGAATCGGGGGATACCCAGACGGCTGGCCGCCTCCAGGGTTGCCCACGCGAGGGGTTGAGGCGTGGCCGGCTGTTCGACATGCACGGGGCCACCTGAACCACGCCGAGTAGCATCAGGGCGGCCTTGCCAGTTCTCGATCCTGCGGTAGTAATTGAGTATCGAATCGTAGCCCCAGGCCGGGTCGCCGGACTCGGCAGCGAAATGGTCCCAATCGGAGCGGTGCCCGCGCGACCAGACCATCACATTGATGCTGGAGCCACCGCCGAGTCCCTTACCCATGTTCAGGGATAGCCGTCGGCCATTGAGGTGTGGATTGGGTTGCGCCTCGAATGCCCAGTCGCGCGTTGAACCGAGGTTCATCGGCCATTGCGCCGGTTCGGTAACCTCGGGGCCCGAGTACCCCTCGCCCGCTTCAATCAGCAAGACGCGTGCGCTTTTCTGATCGGCAAGACGGGCAGCGACCACGCAGCCCGACGTACCGGCACCACACACAATGAAGTCATAGTCTTGCTCATCCAGATGATTCATGCGGACACTCCGTATCGATGTAGCGATTGAGTTAGCGGTTAGCAGTGGCGTCATTTCCCTGCGATCACTGCTCGTCAACGCTGTGCACGGCCTTAAGAATCACTGCGGCGACCTCGGCCGGCTGCGACTGCTGGGGAATATGGCTGGAGTGCACCTCTGCAAGGGTGGCACCGATACGCTTGGCGGCAGAGCGTTGGACGTCGGGGTGGATCATCCGGTCTTCTGTGGCGAGCAGATACCAGGACGGTTTGGTCTTCCAGGACGACACGGTCGTTTTATCTTCGAAGGCAGATGCCTTGATCGGACCTTGCGTGGCGGCCATGACGGCGGTCTGCGCTGCCGGGAGGTCCTGGGCGAAGTCCTCGGCCATGCCTTGCGGCGTCAAATAGAGGAAACCGTTGCCGTCTGCCTTGATCTGACTGATGCCAGGTGGCGTGGGCGCGCCTTTACCTTGTTCGCCGCTGGTTTGCCCGGCCTCTGGCGCGAAGGCGGCGACATACACCAGCGCGCTGACCTTCGGGTCGCTACCGGCCTCGGTAATCACGGTGCCGCCCCAAGAGTGCCCGACTAGCACCACCTTGCCCTGCTGGTTGCTCAACGCGCGGCGCGTAGCGGCAACATCGTCGGCAAGCGAGGTGAGCGGGTTTTGCACAACCGTAACGGGCACCCCTTGGGCTTGGAGCAGTGGCACCACTTTGGCCCAGTCGGAGCCGTCGGCGAACGCACCGTGTACGATCACCACGGAGGGTGTTGTATCCTGCGCGTGGCTGGCGCTTGCGATGAAGGTACCGGCTAGGGCAAAGGCGACGGTAGCGACTTTCGATTTGAATGTTTTCATTGGATGAGCTCTGTTCGGGAGTTCAAATTCTGCTGACTAGCCTGCGTTTTGGGCATCGGTCAATTATCCGACCCCAGGACATTTTTCATGGATAGTGTGGTGCAACTGGACATCTCCCTGGGCGGGGCACTGGCGACGATCGCCCAGGTCGGCGACCTCAGCATGGGACAACCACTCGGTCATTCGCGGCGCGTTGCCGCACTGGCGCGGATGCTGGCGCAGGCCCGGCACGGCGACGGTGAGCACCTGGAGGTAGCGGAACAGGTTGCCTTGCTGCGCTGGTCCGGTTGCACCGCCAATGCCGAAGGCTTTGCGGATCTGCTTGGCGACGACGTCGATGGCCGCCGCGCGATGCTCGATTTGACGCTGGGCAATGAGCAAATGAATGCGGTGCACCAGGCAACCCCGCTTGCCGTCGTGCACTGTGAGGTGTCTGGAGCAATCGCCAAAACCCTCCAGCTCGGTGCCGCCGTCGAGGCGGGCTTGTGTCGCGTGTTCGAAACCTACGACGGCACTGGCCGGCCGCTGGGTCTGACCCATGAGCACATTCCGGAGGTCGCCTATCAGGTAGTACTGGCAGGTGACCTGGATATTCTCAGTCGTGCACACGGCCTGGACGCGGCGCTACGCTGGATCAGAGAACAGTCGGATCGGCGCTATCCAGCGTCGCTAGTATCCTTGCTGCTGGGGAACGCAAAGGACTGGCTGGCGGATCTGGAAACGCTTTCTAAAACGGTTGACCACGCGCATGAGCAGCGTTGCGTCTCACTGACGTTGGTGGGAGACATAATCGACTTGAAGCTCCCGTGGTTGGCAGGGCATTCGCGGCAGGTAGCGCATGTCGCCGTGGAAGCTGCACGCCTGTGGGGGCTGCGTGAACCGACTTTGACAGACATTGGCAAGTCCGCGCTCATCTACGGTCTCGGCCGGGCAGCCGTTTCGAACCACCTTTGGAATACCCCAGGGACGCTGCCATACGGCGCTGCGGAGCGGGTGCGCCTTGTCCCTTACTGGACGCAACAGGCGCTTAGGCCTATCACTGAACTGGCCGTGCCCGCAGAGATTGCAACCCATGCTTATGAACGGCTCAACGGCAGTGGCTATTTTCGAGGCGTGGCGGGTGATGCGCTGCGTGCCGAGCATCGCCTGTTCGCCACATCGGTCGCCTGGGTCGCGCTAAGGGAAGCCAGGCCATGGCGATCGGCCCACGGCGAAGCGGATGCAGCCAAGCTACTCAGACAGGATGCTGGCAGTGGCTTGTTCGACAACGATGTTTGCGAAGCCGTCATTGCCGCCGCAGGTGGCGAGCGTCTGGTGCGTCAACCGAAGGCTTCGTTACTCACGACTCGCGAGTGCCGCATCCTGCTGGAGATCAGCCGTGGTGCCAGCAACAAGCAGGTGGCGCGGCTGCTGGAGATCAGTCCGAGCACGGTTCGCACGCACATGGAAAGCATCTTTCGCAAACTGGAATGCTCGACCCGGGCAGCGGCTACCTTGAAGGGACTGACACTGGGATTGATTGCCTGAGCCAGGTCCGGGTTAAGCCTGAATCATCCGAGCCCGCCCTGATCGGCTTGACTACTTGGGGGTATCCCGCTCGGCCGCCCATCGACGCCTTCCGAAGTGGCTGACCTCTGGAGCCAAAGCGGACGGGCGTTTCAATAACGATGCCCTCATCTATAACGCGGCAAAAAACGAATATATTTGCCCGGCTGGAGAGGCTCTGATCTGGCGCTATACCAGCGTTGAAAAAGGCCTGACGTTGCACCGTTACTGGCGTTCGAAATGCCGGGGCTGCGCAATGACACCGCCGTGCACACCGAGCACGGAACGCCGGGTTCGACGCTGGGAGCATGAAGCCGTACTGGAGGAAATGCAGAACAGGCTGAGCAACGCGCTGGAAATGATGCGGATCCGAAAGCGAACGGTTGAGCATCCCTTCGGGACGCTGAAGCAATGGATGGGTGCGACGCACTTCCTGACCCGAAAGCTTAACGGGGTAAAAACCGGTCTTTTTACCCCGTCCAAATGACTTTATTAGGCTGCTGAGCCGTTTTAACTGTGCCTGGAGGTGTCGTGTATTGATCAGTTTGCGAAACGTCAGCGTTATAACCCCATGGACCGCTGCCGTCGCAGCAATACATAGAGCGCAACAGGTGCCCCGATGAGCCCAATTACAGCGTTCAAGTGCAGTACGTGGCGACTCCACGGCAGGTGAGTCACCAAATCTGCGGCCAAGCCTAGAACAGCCCCTGTCAGTACAACGCCGGGCAACAGCACCCTATGATCGGCGCTAGCAAAAATCCCTCGTGTCACCTGCGCGGCGACGAGCCCAAGGAAGGCAACCGGCCCACAGAACGCAGTTACCAGGCCGCATAGCCACGCGGCAACGAACAGGGCGCAGCGCCGGACCCGCTGAACGGGCATACCCATTGAAGCCGCGTAACGCTCGCCGAGCAGCAGGGCGTTCAACGGTTTTATCAATGCCGCCAACGCCAGTAGCCCTAAAGCCACGCCTG is from Pseudomonas mucidolens and encodes:
- a CDS encoding HD domain-containing phosphohydrolase; translation: MDSVVQLDISLGGALATIAQVGDLSMGQPLGHSRRVAALARMLAQARHGDGEHLEVAEQVALLRWSGCTANAEGFADLLGDDVDGRRAMLDLTLGNEQMNAVHQATPLAVVHCEVSGAIAKTLQLGAAVEAGLCRVFETYDGTGRPLGLTHEHIPEVAYQVVLAGDLDILSRAHGLDAALRWIREQSDRRYPASLVSLLLGNAKDWLADLETLSKTVDHAHEQRCVSLTLVGDIIDLKLPWLAGHSRQVAHVAVEAARLWGLREPTLTDIGKSALIYGLGRAAVSNHLWNTPGTLPYGAAERVRLVPYWTQQALRPITELAVPAEIATHAYERLNGSGYFRGVAGDALRAEHRLFATSVAWVALREARPWRSAHGEADAAKLLRQDAGSGLFDNDVCEAVIAAAGGERLVRQPKASLLTTRECRILLEISRGASNKQVARLLEISPSTVRTHMESIFRKLECSTRAAATLKGLTLGLIA
- a CDS encoding GMC family oxidoreductase → MNHLDEQDYDFIVCGAGTSGCVVAARLADQKSARVLLIEAGEGYSGPEVTEPAQWPMNLGSTRDWAFEAQPNPHLNGRRLSLNMGKGLGGGSSINVMVWSRGHRSDWDHFAAESGDPAWGYDSILNYYRRIENWQGRPDATRRGSGGPVHVEQPATPQPLAWATLEAASRLGIPRFDSPNGEMMEGPGGVAITDLRINQGKRESVYDSYIRPRLHYPNLTVLTGALVTRVLLIGTRAIGVEVVIAGERQCFYAAAEVILSMGAVQTPKVLMQSGIGPEDELRNHGIALTNHLPGVGQNLQDHLAFGCTWEYLQPQAVGSGGCETTLYWKSDSRLDVPDLLQCQLAFAVPSPAEVAIEPPQHGWTMFAGLARPASRGRLRLSGAGPLDAPLIEPNSLSAPEDMTAAYASIDLCRALGNSEAFNGLVKREVVPGPKDHRAMEQFIRSSAVTYWHQSCTAKMGRDTMSVVDHQLRVYGIDKLRIADASIMPRITVGNTMAPCVVIAERAADLVLAAHGVTATALHR
- a CDS encoding alpha/beta fold hydrolase, which translates into the protein MKTFKSKVATVAFALAGTFIASASHAQDTTPSVVIVHGAFADGSDWAKVVPLLQAQGVPVTVVQNPLTSLADDVAATRRALSNQQGKVVLVGHSWGGTVITEAGSDPKVSALVYVAAFAPEAGQTSGEQGKGAPTPPGISQIKADGNGFLYLTPQGMAEDFAQDLPAAQTAVMAATQGPIKASAFEDKTTVSSWKTKPSWYLLATEDRMIHPDVQRSAAKRIGATLAEVHSSHIPQQSQPAEVAAVILKAVHSVDEQ